Proteins encoded by one window of Salvia splendens isolate huo1 chromosome 5, SspV2, whole genome shotgun sequence:
- the LOC121801944 gene encoding biotin synthase, mitochondrial-like: MMWITRSIRRPLAQFQAAANFSSSAAAVEAERCIRDGARNDWKREEISSIYDSPVLDLLFHAAQVHRHAHNFREVQQCTLLSIKTGGCSEDCSYCPQSSRYSTGVKAHKLMNKDAVLEAAEKAKEAGSTRFCMGAAWRDTIGRKTNFNQILEYVKEIRGMGLEVCCTLGMIEKQQALALKEAGLTAYNHNLDTSREYYPNIITTRSYDERLQTIEYVRDAGISVCSGGIIGLGEAEEDRVGLLHTLATLPAHPESVPINALIGVQGTPLEDQKPVEIWEMIRMIATARIVMPKAMVRLSAGRVRFSMAEQTLCFLAGANSIFTGEKLLTTPNNDYDADQTMFKLLGLIPKAPDFSQKSANFETERVEVAASSSG; encoded by the exons ATGATGTGGATAACGAGATCAATTCGACGCCCACTCGCCCAATTTCAGGCCGCCGCCAATTTCTCATCCTccgcggcggcggtggaggcggAGAGGTGCATAAGAGATGGGGCCAGGAACGACTGGAAGAGAGAAGAAATCAGCTCCATCTACGATTCCCCCGTTCTCGATCTGCTATTCCACGCT GCTCAAGTTCATAGACATGCTCACAATTTCAGAGAGGTGCAGCAGTGCACGCTTCTATCAATCAAGACCGGTGGATGCAGCGAAGATTGTTCCTATTGCCCGCAGTCGTCCAGATACAGCACCGGCGTCAAAGCGCATAAGCTTATGAATAAAGACGCAGTCTTGGAGGCTGCTGAAAAG GCAAAAGAGGCTGGTAGCACTCGGTTTTGTATGGGTGCAGCATGGCGAGACACTATAGGAAGGAAAACTAATTTCAACCAAATCCTTGAGTATGTTAAAGAAATAAG GGGTATGGGGTTGGAGGTTTGCTGCACTCTGGGGATGATAGAGAAGCAGCAAGCTTTAGCACTCAAGGAGGCAGGACTTACAGCTTACAATCATAATCTCGACACCTCAAGAGAATACTACCCAAATATTATAACAACTAGAAGCTATGATGAACGGCTCCAGACCATTGAGTATGTCCGTGACGCGGGCATCAGCGTCTGTTCAG GTGGAATAATAGGGCTTGGTGAAGCCGAGGAGGATAGAGTTGGCTTGTTACATACATTGGCAACTCTTCCGGCACACCCTGAGAGTGTTCCCATTAATGCACTCATTGGTGTACAAGGCACACCCCTGGAAGATCAAAAG CCAGTTGAAATATGGGAGATGATCAGGATGATTGCAACAGCACGCATTGTGATGCCAAAGGCGATGGTGAGGCTCTCGGCTGGGAGAGTTCGTTTCTCAATGGCCGAGCAGacactttgctttcttgctggCGCAAATTCCATTTTCACAGGAGAGAAGCTCTTGACAACTCCCAACAACGACTATGATGCCGATCAGACCATGTTTAAGCTGCTCGGGCTCATTCCCAAAGCTCCTGATTTCTCACAAAAGTCAGCCAACTTTGAAACAGAACGTGTTGAGGTGGCAGCTTCGAGTTCTGGTTGA